gAGCTGCAGCACCAAATTCTGGTCGCCGGGCGGCActagagagcaaagaaaagcgcgccactgcgcatgcgcagctccTGAGCTGTAGTACCTAATTTTGCTcacctggtggcagcagcgagctcgGCAAAGCgcgcctctgcgcatgcgcgcctcccGATCTGCAGTATCGCATTTTGGTCgcccggcggcagcagcgagaGTGGGCCCCCTCCCCTCCATGGCCACACTgtgcagggcagcaccagccccacagcctgcagGGACTCTGGCAACACAGCCCCTTTACAGGGAGGGCTGTCGCCATCAGCCTCATTGCCCAGgtggggctcctccagccccggtccacagctggagcccagcaggaacaggGGGCCATCCCCTGATCCTCACAGtgcatcacctcctcccctgTGCTCTATCACAGCCCCTCTCCCGGtgcaaagggagtgcaaatgCAGCTGCGAGGGCAAAGGAGATGGCAAGTGTCTTTTCAGGCATAAGTAACAAGTCTCAGGAGCAagtctgctccagggctcagGGTCCCCgatgctccccctgcccctgggacACCTCGGCAGTCGTTCCCAGAGCCACGCTCATCAGTTCGGCGGAGAACGGATGGTCGGCTGGCTCCTGGAGCGATGGGCAGAGGTGAAGGCCACCAAAAATGAGGAGGAGGGTGCAGGACGCTAGAAGAGAGGAGTAAACGTggcagccagctggacaggggggtgtAGCAAGAAAGCATGAGGCAGGGAACAGGACAGCAAGGGTGACCACCAGTGAATGACGTCCCTGCATTGGCTCCTCCCAGAGCTGTCCCGGGAGAACCATCAGCCCCACAGCCCAGGGTGACATCCATCAGAGGAAGCCAGCAGGAGAGGTCAGACTGCAGGGGGGTTACTGCCGAAGGGCTATGAGAGCCaatatgggatgcaggggaagagcatttagGGATTGCACAGAATTGATCATGGTATGTTTACTGGACGAACTGAAGATTGGGAAAGCACGGTGTAAGAGTAGCTTGGGGACGAACAAGCCTTGGAAAATAGAAGGATAAGGGGATAAAGGGCTTCACTCACATGTAAGCAGGTTGCTGGTTATTGTCTGGCCATGTCTTGTCCCTGATCAAGGGACAATTAGAAaggggggtgtgtgcatgtgtctctgtgtgtttctAAGGGCAAGGCGACAGGAGGAGCTGGTTAGCAGAGGAACCAGGGGAGTCCAGGCCAAATGCCAGAGGGTTTTGCATGCACGTGTGCGAGCATGTCcgtgcatgcatgcatgtaagGTCTGTACCAGCAAGTGGAGGAGGGCTGCAGGCCTCAGGGGCTCATTATGTCCACATGCTAGTAACAGAGGAAACTGAGACGGGGCCAGCTAATAGCTAGAGTGAGTGTCTAAGCCCAGCTACTGGAGGGATCCACATTGTGCATGGTGACAAACTCACAGagtagagggacctggacaagctcaagaagtgggcctgtgtgaacctcatgaggttcaacaaggccaagtgcaaggtcctgcaccagGTTCAGgacaacccccggtatcaatacaggctgagtgatgaagggattgaaagcagccctgctgagaaggacttggggatactggtgcaagaaaaactggacatgagccggcaacgtgcgctcgcagcccagaaagccaactgtatcccgGGCCAcgtaaaaagaagcatggccagcaggtcgagggaggtgattctgcccctctactctgctccggtgTAGAGTAGTGTGTTTGGCTCTGGAgtcccagcacaggaaagatgtggacctgttggagcgggtccagaggagggccacaaaaatgaccagagggttccttccaacccaaactattctatgattaacAGCAAATGTATTATTTCAACCTTACCAGTATGCTATGAAATCTTTGTTTCAGCTTTGCTTCTGACAATACTTCTTACTAGGATCAGTCTAGTTTATCTAAATTTGAAATTGTTGTAACTCTCGGAAAACTACATTAATAAAGCGGTAAGCAGGTAACAGCTGGTTGTTAATTTCCCTTTCCTGCCAGCTACACTTTTAAAATTCACAGAAACTCCTTTTCCACAAACCTATAGAACTTGTGCTAGCAGACCCTGCTGCCAGATTCCCACTGAGAAATCTCTCTAGTGAGACCACAGCATTGTGTGGAGAGAAAGAAACCAAAGATTCCAGAGTTCAGAATGGTAAACAGCAACTGAACATCTGTGCCCATGGTGCCTACCAGGAAAATAAGTATTAGCCCAATCTCCAAGTCCTTGTCTACATTCTACATAAGCACTCATCTACAGAAACACCTTTGTTTTACATTACCTACAGATATATGCAGGCAGTACACAGCCATGCATACTTCAGTTCTCAGCCGAATCAAGCCAGattctttttattactttcccTCCTGGgaactttctttactgaagatTTTCCTAGGAGGCATCTGTATTGTGTCTATGTAATGTAATTAAGATGAATTTGCTGTGCATCCATATGGGTGGGCtgtaagcacagaaaaaaagtctCACATTAGAATGGTGAAATGAAATCTCCTGCTATTAACCATCACACATTTGTtagtacataaaatatatttaattaaaacaaaaagatcaaACAGTAGATTGATGAAGTTGCATGCAGCGGAGATTTCACTTGTGTCCTGGCTGCAGCAGACACCTATCTGCACAAGGTGAACAGAATGCACTTTTGGAGACCAGTAAGTACTCTAGATGATAATGCTGTCAGAGCTCAAAATCTAAGCTCTCAACAGGCACATCTAAAGAATTTGGAGCAAAAGAAAGTGCTATCTGGTTCCTTCAGCTTCAGGAACTCACCGTGGCAGATGGCCAAACGTGCAGTCAGTTGGATGCAAGACCTTCAACTCATATAACCAACAGTTACTGCAGGAAGAAAGATATAAATATATCAGAGGAAGCTGTTCACAGATAGAAGACTTCATGCATGGTTCCATGCAAGTTTCTTTATGCTGTTCCTTTACTTTTAACTCCATTACAAGGGATTCCAAACCCTCTGTTTCTGAAGGTCTCATTCATTCAGGTTGCTTCTTCTCTGGTATTTCATCCGCGTCTCTTGCATAAAGTTTCTGAAGGCTGGTTCTTCATGACTCTCTTCAgtaactggggggaaaaaaatccacagttcAGCACTATTTCAGCACTTGTTCTACTTGTGTTACTGAAGAAAGCTAGAGTCAGGGTAGTCAGAGCAACACATAAAGTCTATTAGATCTTCAACTTCATTacaaggcaaaagaaagaagtgatcCTAAAAATCAGTGGAATCCGAAAAGAATTAAGATTAAGTCTGCGAGCTATATAAGAGAAAAATCACACACTGTAAGAACTTAGAAGATTGCTCCAAGACCAAGAGtcacaggaaaagggaagagagacGGGCAGAAACTGTAAGGCCAAAAAGACGATGAAACATATTGTGCGTTAATTAGGTTCAGAGGTCACTGATGCTCCAGCATAACAAGTTGTCTAGTTTATGCATGTTATAcacctattaaaaataattacttgaaTAGAAAATTTACAATTGAACTTGCACAAAGGTTAGGGAGTGATATCACTGGACTAAGAATTGCAGCTGGGCTTCTGCTACAGTTTCAGACACATCTATTTAGGTGACtgaatgtttgcttgttttctaggCTGTCATTACAGTCAATCCAGTTAATGAAATACAGAGGGTATTTCCTGACTAGACAGGCAGCTTTTAGAACAGATCAGATCCCTCATTCCCTTACCTTCATGGTCAATGTCATCAGTATCACTGTCCCTCTCTTCTTCTTCATCAAGAGTTCCTCGTGTTAGGATCAGCTCAGAGGGACCCATTGCAGAAGCATCATCAGACCCTTGAAGGGAACAGAAATGGCTATCCACAAAACAGCACGCTAACAAGTAAGTTAGTTCGTGCCCTTACAATTTCTATTTGCAAATGAATACAGCAATTAATACCTACTCTAAAGGGACAGAAAGCTGCTTCTGGATTCCAAAGATACAGGACAGACTGCAACAGCATCATACTCAACCTCATATAAGGCAACGGTTCAACCAAGCAGAGCTTTCTCATATTATAATTTGACTGTTTCAccttttctgaagtatttcattACTTCTAGTACGTCCACTGCTTtttccacccgagggtactgagggagttggtggaggagcttgccaagccactctccatcatttaccagcagtcctggttaacagttgaggtcccggacgactggaggcttgccagtgtgacgcccatctacaagaagggtcggaaggaggatccggggaactacaggccggtcagcctgacctcggtgctggggaagattatggagtggttcatcttgagggcgctcacaagccatgtgcgggacaaccaggggatcaggcccagccagcacggcttcacagaaggcaggtcctgcttgaccaccctgatctccttctatgaccaggtgacctgctagtggatgagggaaaggctgtggatgtggtctacctggacttcagtaaagcctttgacactgtctcccacagcattctcctagagaagctggcggctcacggcctagacaggtacactcttcgctggctaaaaaactggctggacggccgagcccgatgggccgaggccaactgtatgacattcaacaaggccaagtgccgggtcctgcacttcggccacaacaaccccaggcaacgctacaggcttggggaagagtggctggaaagctgcccagaggaaaaggacctgggggtgctggtcgacagccagctgaacatgagccggcagtgtgcccaggtggccaagaaggccaacggcatcctggcctgtatcagaaatagtgtggccagcaggagcagggaggtgatcgtgcccctgtactcagcactggtgaggccgcacctcaaatactgtgttcagttctgggcccctcacgacaagaaggacatggaggtgctggagcgtgtccagaggagggcaacgaagctggtgaagggcctggagcacatgacttatgaggagcggctgagagaactgggacactttagtctggagaagaggaggctcagcggagacctcatcgtgctctacaactacctgaaaggaggttgtagcgaggtgggtgttggtctcttctcccaagtaactagcgataggacgagaggaaatggcctcaagttgcgccaagggaggtttagattggacgttaggaaaaacttctctactgaaagagtggtcaggccttggaacaggctgcccggggaagtggttgagtcaccatccctggaagtatttaaaatacttgtagacgaggcatttagggacatggtttagtaggcatggtggtgttgagttgatagttggactcgatgatcttggaggtcttttccaacattagtgattctatgattctatgatctacacAGCAGGGTTTCTTCTTCTCATGTCTGTGACTGACACATAGAAGAGCTAAGTCTGACCCTTCCCACAGGAACTAAAGCCCCACTCCTCTTTACTAAGATGAAGCTGCTTTCACACTTTGGCTGTGAAGACAGAAAAGCACTATATGACTTCTCAAGGTAGACTCTTCAGACAACTTCTGCAGTAAACTTAATCTTCCTAATAAGGTACCTGCAAGTGTGTCGCCCTGCACACACACGCTGCCCATGTCCTTCCACAAGtgttccagctgctctctcttttgtttgttttgagctTTCTCCTGTAGGTACAAAGTTACATGTGAATTCTGAGTACATTTAAAACATCAGTAGAAGAGTAATCTCACCCAATACTAGCAGTCTGCCCCCCAGCCAGAAAGCAGAACTCAATAAGCAGGTCTTACATTACAACTAAGGTTACACAGAACTTTTGGATAAATATGGAGAGCAACCTCCAGCACGATGGACTTCACGAACATTTTCAGCAGCATCAGGAAGCCAAACTCAGTGAAGTTGTGCTTGCAGAGAACTCTCCTTTGAACCGCTAGAACTCAAGGTGAGCAGAGCTACTGATTTTGGTGCTGCAGTTCAGTTTTCATTATTAATTGTCCAAGTCAAAACAATACACTTCACTGGTGCGGAAAGATATAGTGATATTCTCAACAAATCACtttggaaagttatttttaaacaagtcCCTATCCTTCTGAATGGAAGATATAAAAATCTTTCCCAATTATTTTCTCACAATTTGCCCAAATAAATTATTAGCACAAAAACACTGAACAACATCTGTTTtacaaaacatctttatttttgtcAAGATATGTGCTACCAAatctaggaaaaaagacagatggTGAGCTTCAGGACAGGAGTTTTTCCACACTGAGTATGATTAGTAAATGAAATGTTAGACCCTCCCAACATACAGGCAATTGTGTGCATAAAAGTGACCCCAAGATTCACTGCCCAGGAATACAATAGTTAAAGATACTTACCAGTGTTTTTCTCAGGCGCTCATATTCTGGACGATATTCTCTGAAAAGATAAATAAAGAGAGTGCATTCAGTCTGAACTAATACATGACTTGTATTAAGTAAGGATCATCTTAGAGGCTTGTTTCTACcccaaaaaaagttttctctagGCTTTCATGTTTGAGAGACATTTCAGAAAGACTAACGGTACTTTTTACCCAGATTTGGATTCTGAAACCAATGGATGATAAGGGAACATACTTCATTAAAATAGCAAACCTTTCTCACACCATCTTGTTGGATAAGAAATTAAACCAGCTCGACTGAGGTAGTCATTTCACTGCTATACCTAATCAGCAGATTTATCACTCTTCTCTCATCATAGACATGACCTTCTCCGCCAGTCCTTGTGCCTCCTAAGACAGTTCAATGGGATCTCATACAGAAAGACTGTTCACAGACTTCCAAACTATTGTACCACTATGGgacctttgaaatatttctttaatgaagTAAGGATAAAGCGGATGTGGATACCCTCttcttagaatcatggaatggttagggttggaagggatctttaaagatcatctggtctaaCCTCTcttgccacaggcagggacatcttgcactagatcaggttgctcaaaaccctgtccaacctgaccctgaacaATGCCAgcgatggggcatccacagctgcTCTGGGCAACGTCCTccactgtctcaccaccctcatcgtaaaaaatttcttccttatgtccagtctaaacctaccctctttcagtttaaaaccattgccccttgtcctgtcaacTACAGGCCCCAtcaaaaagtctctctctgtctctcttataagccccctttacatgttgaaaggccacaataagttctccccggagccttcccttctccaggctgtacAACCTCAActctcagactttcttcataggagaggcgttccagtctgttttcatggccctcctctgaacccgctctaacaggtccatgtctttcttgtaccaTGGGCCTCAGAACAGTGCTCCAGGCAGGGTACCATAAGAGCAGAGTAGAaagggagaatcacctccctcgatctactggccatgcttcttttgatacagTCCAGGATACGATCacctttctgggctgcaagcgcacattggcAGCTTATATGAAACCCTTAACTAGGGTTTCATTATGTAGGCAGTGTATCCCAGAATAATTTTTAGGTTATGTGGTAAAACTCCTCAGCACCTCCAAAGAGCGCAGAGAGATATTTGGGGGGGAGAGGAAGCACAAATAATACCCTGCCCAGATACCGcccaggcccatcacaggagAGCCATCAAACCATCAAAGATGCATCTAAACAAGCCCAGAGGAACACAGGAGCACGGTGGCAGGCAGGGAATCCAAATTAAGGACTCGGGGGAAGGGATACCCTATCCCagctcctcccagggctgtcccaggagaaCCATCAGCCCCATGGTCCAGGCATGAAACCCATCACCATGCCTCATCGGGAGCTCTCTGGATCACCTTGCAAGCACAGAAGGGTGGCTGCCTAGGGGACAGCgggacacattatgggatgcagggaaaGAGTATTTCGGATAGCACAGGATTTATTACGGGATGTTTAGGGGAAGAACCAAAGGTGGGAAAAGGTAGGAAATTCGGGGAGGAACAAGCGTGGCAAATAGAGGGATAAGGGAACAAAAGAGTCTATTTGCATGTAAGCAGAGACTAGGCAGTATGCAGACCTGGCGGCATGACCAGGCCAGACCAATCAGACCTCGGAGCATGAAGCTGTAGCAGCATCTCTCTGGCTATCCAATCCagcatgatatattttcctcCAACAATAATCTATGGTCTGGTTTAGGTATTTCCAAGTAACCCAAGTTAATGGATTTGCTTTCTAATATAGAGCAGCCTGGCAGTATTTCATGGGGAGGAATCCAGTAAGGAGCAAATTCTCAAAGAATTATTGAATTTCAACTTGCTCATCTATTCAGTCTGCCAAACTGATCTGTTAGCTTCCTGAGGACAATTCAAACCTTTATCATTGTATGGaatcagaggaaaaaattgaCTTCACAGATTGGCTGGCACAGATAGCTTTTACTTTTTCACTGAACAGTTAGTACAAAAATTCACTACTGAATAGTTCCTTTTGACTGCTGCTTTTTATGCTGACTCTTGCACTTAAGTTTATTAGAAACCATAGACTACCTTGGCAGTGAAAAGTGATCAGTCCTTCAAATCAAAGGAGTGGGCTCATGAATCAGTAACTTCAGCAAGTATTCACTGGGTCAGGGACCAAAGGTTATCAACTTACCTCTCATATTCATCTACAGCTTTagaaagctgaacaaaaaaatcatCCAGTCCTGTGCCAAGCACAGCAGAAACACCAACCACCTATAAAAGAAAACCATATACCAGAACTGAAAAGTAACTGAACCAAGTTTTTAGGTAACTGATGGATGATCAGAGCCGGAAAGACTaagcagtatctttaaaaaaaaccaaaccacaactaAGCTAAAAAAAATAGGGGAATCTAATGACACCCATTTAATCATCACAGTGGCGTAAGAGTATGCAGTAATACTTCCACTTCTGTCATCCCTACTTTCAACCTCTTTCTCCACCTGCTGTTAATGTTTGCTACCTCCggtttttggttgttggttttttttttttgtttttgttttgttttgtttctttctttctctctcttatttAATGCAGGAACCTGGGTTTTCCTGTCTGTTTTACAAATTTTACcacggggggcggggagggaagcaacagccaaaaaaaaaaaaacctgactctACACCCATCCTTGTACCTCGAATCTCAATACCCCACTAAAAACAGTTAAGACAATACAATGCCTAAACATAATGAACAAGACAGGGCAAGGCAAAAGAAAGATCAAGTCTTTCTTCTGTTTACTTGGTTACTGTTAATAATCCAAGTTCTTATTCTGAACCTAGGATTATAAGTGGTATGACTGCTGCAATATCAGTGTACTAGACTTAAAGAGCAAAATAGACCACAAGAACTGACCTTTTGCCTCTGAAGTTCTAATACTTCGTATTTAGCTgaagcacattttaaaaggtaCCCAATCCAACCCCCAGAACAGCAAGAGATGGAGAATTTAATCAGTTATTATGGCAATACATTCAAAATGCACATCTGATTTCTAATTTGAACTTGTCTGTCATTACACTTCTGtccattttttctacttttattaaATCAATTATCTAAAAATACCTTTAATTAAGACTATTACTGGCCAGTACTTGGTGACCCTTAAGAATCTTACATCCTCTAATGAAAATTCTCCCACTTTTTCATAAGCAAGACAGTCTTAACTACTCACTTTCAAATGTAAGACTTTTTCCAACACAGCCTTGCATTTTATCAACAGTACAGTAAATATGCAGACAATCAAGCATTCCAAAGGATTTTAAGCATTAGTCTAGGCACTGTGCcgatatatattaatatttatacttTCATTGCACTTAAGTACAAGCTGCCTTCTACTCTATAATCCTCTGCGTATGTCCTGCTCTCCAGTCTACTATTCCAATAGATATGACATGCATACAAACAGTTCATTAGCAAACAAGGACTAGGAAGTACTTTAGTCCTGTATATGGCACCATTATAATCCATTTTGAAATACTGTATATTGTTCCACATAGGGCtcttacaatattttttgttttggctaAAACAAAATTACCATTATCTATATGAATGGAAtcacttatttattttcattgccttTCTTGTAATATCCATAAAgccatttgcttgctttttaagtaAAAGCTGAATGAAAAACACAATTAGCTGAACCCTTTTAGCACAGACTATGGAACCATTAATATCCTCCAATGTATAGTGTTTTCAGAGAAACTGAATGGATTTGTCCTCTCAAAACCTGGTaagtggaaaaaaccccactttttctTGCATCAGCAAATATACgtgattttttttggttgttttttgagattctttcccttcttcctacATAGTAAATTGCCCAACTGTACTTGACACTTTCAGAACAAGGAAAATTATCTCAGATGGGAGACACTGCAACACAGAACATTACCTTTTACCACCCTATCTTAGCTTTCTTCTGATAATTAATCACAATTCACTGTTAAAAGATTGAGGCTGCCACTCAGTGTGACAAGCAACTGAAGTTACTGTTCAAACCAGCAAATCCTCACCCCCAGTGCAAGGCTTATCAACAGATTCCAGTTCAAAAGGGCAGTGCAAAGCCCTTTTACAGAAggacagaatggctgaggttggaagatgcctctggagatcatctagtccaacctctccTGCTCAGAAAGCAGGATtaactagaacaggttgctcaagATCTTGTCTGAGCacgttttgagtatctccaaggatggagactccacaatttTTCCGGACCATCTGTTCCAGTGCTCAatcaataaaattacttttttcctcttctgtttaaacagtttcctgtatttcactttgtttctattgcctcttgtcctttcactgggcaccactgaaaagagcctccCTCTGTCTTCCTTACATCCTCCCATCACGTACTTTTACACAATAATATCCTCCTTgcgctttctcttctccaggcttttATGAGAGGtagtaaaaaaaggaagattcttACCTTCAGTGAACTGTAAAATTCATCCAACACTAAACTCATAGAACGAGTCAGGTTACTGACATAGGATGTCTCTTGATTCAGGGCATCCTGAAAAGTCTCAAAGTCCTGCATCCATTCTACTGCAAAACTGTGGTCAATTATGTCAGtctggaaggagaagagaaaagttGCAGAAGTAATAATGATGAATTCTTAGCCTTAGGCTGTTACGTggacacataaaaaaaaattccgtTTTAAACTTACTTTCAAAATGCTgatcttttcaaaatattcagcCCTGGTTTGAAGTTTTCTAAGCTCTGTTTTTATCAAACCAACTACTTGAATACAGAAGAGAAGACAAACAACCACTACCCCCGTTTTAAAAAGGCATGTTTAAGGAAACAATTGCAAGTCTAAAGGCTTCTATGGTTTACTGGAAAGGGGCATCCAAAAATTGCATACTGTACAAGAAAGCTTAAGTTGTAAATATTAGATCATATGATTGAGGCCAGACAAGAACAGTCCTCATTGAAGATCCATTCTTTCTTGATTGGCTTGGGGgtcagcgaggggagggagccaTTTCCACGTTGGGAAATGCCTACAGGATCTTGGTAAAAAACAGCCTACAGGATCTTCTTCTAACCTGAAGAAGTTATAATCTAAATTCAGTGCAAGACGATGAACACGAACAGGTGAGATGGTTCCATAAATTTACATGGATTAGTATGCAAACGGTCTATTCAAGAATATAAACATATCTTACCACATGCATATCCACTATTATCACAATATAGAGGTGTCTAAAACTCTGATATATTTCATTTCCCAGCACcaatgggaaggaagaaaatagataaataaagtATTGCCTAGCATTACTCAAGAGTTTTGAGACAGAACTGAATCCATTAAGGGTCAAAGCCTGACTATTTAGAGTtagttttattaaattttataaataaaatcaactctacaaattacattatttttttcctctgcaaatctTAACATTCCTTAAATCTATGTGTTTGCCACTGCACATGTATCAGTTTATTGGGATTCTTCCATTCTTATCAAGaggcaattttaaaatgcttgtcAAAAATTCTTCAAATGCTGTTGGCTTTACTTTTTACCAAAGGCTAAATAGCAGATCAAAATGAAGTTTAAAGTTATGAATCCTAAGCCTTGGGCCTACCTTTCCTTACACATACTAATGAGGTCCTATTTCtttcaaatctttcaaaaaatgtattttcttaagaGAGAATGATTTTCCTACCTCATGCCTTTTTGTACAGAAAAAGCTTAACAGCTTATTCTAAAATCACTGTCTAGagttagaaagaaaacaatgtaCAAAAACTTGTTAAGTAAGCAAGCAGATATCAAGGACATGCATGATTTGGGTCACTGGGAAGATGTGTGTAGTTGGAATATATCAGACACTAATCCTACCGGGCTTGTGTGAGGTAAAATTTCACATTCAAAGCATGGGTTTTCTAGAGGAAGCGTATGGGATATACATGCGCGCATACACAAAGCTTGCTATGTTGGAGAGCAATTCCTTGAATACAAAGGATGTctgtggggaaaaggaagagtACTCACACCAAAAATTTAATGGGATTATTTTAATATGTGAAATTGTTATGTTTAAAGAGCTGGCTAGCTGTTAAGTTCAAAAGCACTCCTTTAAGGCTACACGTACCTTACACAACAGTGGAGGTGTATCCTTAGGCTAGTAAGTATCTGCTTTTTGGCAAATACTGGCATATTTTTAGTGTCACTGATCAAGACCAAACACCTTTTGTTAAGTTTTGCCTGCTACAATACATGGGTGTCCTTCCTCAAAACAGGCAGGTGTTACACAATTCCCACTGTGACTCATCAGCCTGCTGCTgagcaaaaataattaatgatTAAGACAATTGTTCTGAGGAAGCAGGGGACTATAAGAGCAGATTAGTAATGAACTTACTTGTAAGGAAACAAAGCTAAGTTTCCTTATAGCCTAGGGTTAAggtgcaaaacatttttcatattgTTAGTATCATCTCTAACTTGAACGTTTGGGTGTAACTGCCATCCCTGATTCTTCTTGTGCATTTGTATACCAGATTAAAGACCCTTTTAGATTCGTTTTTcagcctgcagctccctctcAACCTCTCTTTTCTAGAAAATCTATTATTGTAGTAAGACAAAGACACCACAGCAAAGAAAGCTAAACAGAACAATGTTCCACTAGGACACAGAAACCACAGCTCTAACTTACTTTGTTCATGACAACAATGAAAGGTAGCTTTGTCTTGTACAggatactgggggaaaaaaaaaaacaaaacacaaaaaaaccattaaaaattaatttaaatctcaCTAGAATAGACAACAAGTTAAGCGTAAGGCAGACAAGACTTGTGCAAAACTTTTAACTTcaaaagataattattttcctctgcatCAATTAGAATGTAATTTTCACCCAGATCCTGCTTA
The genomic region above belongs to Calonectris borealis chromosome 3, bCalBor7.hap1.2, whole genome shotgun sequence and contains:
- the GPN1 gene encoding GPN-loop GTPase 1 isoform X3 produces the protein MAAAASGLAAAPPVCVLVLGMAGSGKTTFVQRLAAHLHGQRCPPYVINLDPAVHDLPFPANIDIRDTVKYKEVMKQYGLGPNGGIVTSLNLFATRFDQVMKFIEKRQNASKYVIIDTPGQIEVFTWSASGTIITEALASSFPSVVVYVMDTSRSANPITFMSNMLYACSILYKTKLPFIVVMNKTDIIDHSFAVEWMQDFETFQDALNQETSYVSNLTRSMSLVLDEFYSSLKVVGVSAVLGTGLDDFFVQLSKAVDEYEREYRPEYERLRKTLEKAQNKQKREQLEHLWKDMGSVCVQGDTLAGSDDASAMGPSELILTRGTLDEEEERDSDTDDIDHEVTEESHEEPAFRNFMQETRMKYQRRSNLNE
- the GPN1 gene encoding GPN-loop GTPase 1 isoform X5, whose product is MKFIEKRQNASKYVIIDTPGQIEVFTWSASGTIITEALASSFPSVVVYVMDTSRSANPITFMSNMLYACSILYKTKLPFIVVMNKTDIIDHSFAVEWMQDFETFQDALNQETSYVSNLTRSMSLVLDEFYSSLKVVGVSAVLGTGLDDFFVQLSKAVDEYEREYRPEYERLRKTLEKAQNKQKREQLEHLWKDMGSVCVQGDTLAGSDDASAMGPSELILTRGTLDEEEERDSDTDDIDHEVTEESHEEPAFRNFMQETRMKYQRRSNLNE
- the GPN1 gene encoding GPN-loop GTPase 1 isoform X2, which translates into the protein MAAAASGLAAAPPVCVLVLGMAGSGKTTFVQRLAAHLHGQRCPPYVINLDPAVHDLPFPANIDIRDTVKYKEVMKQYGLGPNGGIVTSLNLFATRFDQVMKFIEKRQNASKYVIIDTPGQIEVFTWSASGTIITEALASSFPSVVVYVMDTSRSANPITFMSNMLYACSILYKTKLPFIVVMNKTDIIDHSFAVEWMQDFETFQDALNQETSYVSNLTRSMSLVLDEFYSSLKVVGVSAVLGTGLDDFFVQLSKAVDEYEREYRPEYERLRKTLEKAQNKQKREQLEHLWKDMGSVCVQGDTLAGHLVIEGDQGGQAGPAFCEAVLAGPDPLVVPHMACERPQDEPLHNLPQHRGQADRPVVPRILLPTLLVDGRHTGKPPVVRDLNC
- the GPN1 gene encoding GPN-loop GTPase 1 isoform X1, yielding MAAAASGLAAAPPVCVLVLGMAGSGKTTFVQRLAAHLHGQRCPPYVINLDPAVHDLPFPANIDIRDTVKYKEVMKQYGLGPNGGIVTSLNLFATRFDQVMKFIEKRQNASKYVIIDTPGQIEVFTWSASGTIITEALASSFPSVVVYVMDTSRSANPITFMSNMLYACSILYKTKLPFIVVMNKTDIIDHSFAVEWMQDFETFQDALNQETSYVSNLTRSMSLVLDEFYSSLKVVGVSAVLGTGLDDFFVQLSKAVDEYEREYRPEYERLRKTLEKAQNKQKREQLEHLWKDMGSVCVQGDTLAAGHLVIEGDQGGQAGPAFCEAVLAGPDPLVVPHMACERPQDEPLHNLPQHRGQADRPVVPRILLPTLLVDGRHTGKPPVVRDLNC